The Branchiostoma lanceolatum isolate klBraLanc5 chromosome 10, klBraLanc5.hap2, whole genome shotgun sequence genome has a window encoding:
- the LOC136443692 gene encoding uncharacterized protein: MEKMFTVIILIALWPEIFSTNTIPIKLKFTPSIQTTPVPTNDNTFERSYAPANKTNAKVPAKTKTFQDNDPLIHGVGKIESPSLSPEPQTSDKGGAGPAKSLLGTITRGTNHTANSNNSFGGNYGVENKDVIKWMERQSDRLILKDNEEQLDDGSGLTAPAIDKSTGADDADFEYPATRDKIDDSRKETKMKPADSFLKWPQDDNDFLDDAESTFLTQPITKRSNSTFVIEKKRESTTDGSLSSSKHDWAFTPTSSNGTKNDSILDGQQLDIEKTDGLATDVPSMQNGKLSAKLEDLGSNKSLTMRHQNIKSGMMKKKKTPPLLGIEATDDSPKMMFNSTAINKSVNEKETVNHLQPTARKMSVNVSSLFANAAAERDDGVQKAVEYESSMLHGRERDMMKTRDSITSGDGLPLMSSTSRGSSLSIQKPRERYSASTLNGTVNKPIRSRHARLTSLTRKTYKRRKLPLKLKKYESTGRGSKYKRPNSETFGVNGRQFNNLMAGAKDKSGSSGLPKSSLATENTHSSVDLKTRSHDMNKENHTQPIATTAPLAGSNDSLGKSDSKMPQRGRPVNHAIKHSSYNEVFGKAHPHVPLVPSAKGQLSTEETLCDASICQHDGVCIQRATGFFCKCPVLYYGRFCELSKIDMSGLNTTKTSITVKWGARNVSSRANYTVKVSDDVLLRAVHVGDDVDMYTFDGLKPGRMYNTCVSVDVQNSTQKIKDGEPPAGTFCINVQTQKETNLFYQPLYAIHIFAVTATVFLAIMVFVTLLTIFQTRRYSLLIDEVIYDDTIVI; the protein is encoded by the coding sequence ATAGCTCTTTGGCCAGAAATATTTTCAACGAACACAATACCGATTAAGCTTAAGTTCACCCCATCAATTCAGACCACACCGGTACCAACTAATGATAACACATTTGAACGAAGCTACGCTCCAGCGAACAAAACAAATGCCAAAGTTCCtgctaaaacaaaaactttccaAGACAACGATCCGCTTATCCATGGCGTCGGCAAAATTGAAAGCCCGTCTCTATCTCCAGAGCCTCAGACATCCGATAAGGGCGGGGCCGGGCCGGCAAAATCATTATTGGGAACTATTACCAGAGGCACTAATCATACGGCAAACTCAAACAACTCATTTGGGGGTAATTACGGAGTAGAGAACAAAGATGTAATAAAGTGGATGGAAAGACAATCTGACAGGCTCATCCTAAAGGACAATGAAGAACAATTGGACGACGGAAGCGGACTGACAGCACCGGCCATAGATAAGAGCACTGGTGCAGACGACGCCGACTTTGAATATCCGGCTACTCGTGACAAAATTGATGACAGCCGAAAAGAAACAAAGATGAAGCCGGCAGACTCCTTCCTGAAATGGCCCCAAGACGATAACGATTTTTTGGATGATGCGGAATCTACTTTCTTGACACAGCCGATAACGAAGAGAAGCAACTCGACATTCGTCATCGAGAAAAAACGGGAAAGCACAACCGACGGTTCTTTAAGTAGCTCAAAACATGACTGGGCTTTCACCCCAACTTCATCCAATGGAACAAAAAACGACTCAATTCTGGATGGACAACAGCTAGACATAGAGAAGACGGATGGTCTTGCAACCGACGTACCATCGATGCAAAATGGCAAACTATCAGCAAAACTTGAGGATCTTGGGTCAAATAAATCTTTGACAATGCGACATCAGAACATCAAAAGTGgtatgatgaagaagaagaagacaccaCCTTTACTTGGAATTGAAGCAACAGATGACTCTCCTAAAATGATGTTCAATTCCACTGCCATTAACAAATCTGTTAACGAAAAAGAAACTGTCAATCATTTGCAGCCAACAGCTCGCAAGATGTCCGTTAACGTGTCATCGCTATTTGCCAACGCGGCAGCAGAGAGAGACGACGGGGTTCAAAAAGCCGTGGAGTATGAATCGTCAATGCTACATGGTCGTGAAAGAGACATGATGAAAACCAGAGATAGCATCACCAGTGGCGATGGCCTACCGTTAATGTCCTCCACATCCCGCGGGAGTTCGCTATCGATCCAGAAGCCGAGGGAGCGTTACAGCGCCTCGACGCTCAATGGTACTGTGAATAAACCGATTAGAAGCCGACACGCCCGATTAACCAGTCTCACGAGGAAAACATACAAGAGGAGAAAGCTGCCCCTGAAGCTGAAGAAGTATGAGTCAACAGGACGTGGGAGTAAGTACAAGAGACCGAACAGTGAAACATTCGGCGTCAACGGACGACAGTTCAACAACCTCATGGCTGGCGCTAAAGATAAATCTGGAAGCTCTGGTTTGCCAAAGAGCTCTTTGGCAACAGAGAATACGCATTCCTCTGTTGACTTGAAAACACGTTCACATGACATGAACAAGGAAAACCACACGCAGCCCATCGCAACTACAGCTCCATTGGCAGGCAGTAATGATTCTTTGGGAAAGTCTGACTCCAAGATGCCACAGCGTGGCCGGCCAGTGAATCATGCAATCAAACACAGCTCGTATAATGAAGTATTTGGAAAGGCTCACCCCCATGTTCCCTTGGTACCGAGCGCAAAGGGACAGCTTAGCACGGAAGAAACATTGTGTGACGCAAGCATCTGTCAACACGACGGCGTCTGCATACAAAGAGCCACCGGATTCTTCTGTAAATGCCCCGTTCTTTACTATGGACGCTTCTGCGAACTGTCGAAAATTGACATGTCAGGTCTAAACACGACCAAAACATCCATAACAGTTAAATGGGGTGCTCGAAACGTCTCCAGTCGGGCCAACTACACAGTGAAGGTGTCTGATGACGTACTACTTCGCGCTGTGCATGTCGGAGATGATGTTGATATGTATACCTTTGACGGATTGAAGCCCGGTCgtatgtacaatacatgtgtatctgttgatgttcaAAACAGCACTCAAAAGATTAAAGACGGCGAGCCTCCGGCTGGAACATTCTGTATTAATGTGCAAACTCAGAAGGAGACCAATTTGTTCTACCAACCTCTGTATGCTATCCACATCTTTGCAGTTACTGCCACAGTATTTCTTGCCATTATGGTGTTTGTAACACTGCTGACGATCTTTCAAACGAGGCGATACTCGCTTCTAATCGACGAGGTTATTTACGATGACACTATTGTCATTTGA